A single Sporosarcina sp. FSL W8-0480 DNA region contains:
- the fliL gene encoding flagellar basal body-associated protein FliL → MKNKALTLILIILICISLVGIIGIALKMQLDNSDKTETKELSIDEILKASVDIPEIMTNLSGQQFIRITLKIQTTDKKAAEELKKREFQVQNMVIQELSEMTSKDLEGKIGKQAFEDAIKAQLNPLMQKGEIEKVYIVSYIIQ, encoded by the coding sequence ATGAAGAATAAAGCTTTAACTTTGATCCTTATCATTTTAATATGTATATCACTTGTCGGTATTATCGGAATCGCCCTTAAGATGCAATTAGACAACAGTGACAAAACAGAAACAAAAGAACTGTCCATTGATGAAATCCTAAAAGCATCGGTTGATATACCTGAGATCATGACAAATTTATCGGGACAGCAGTTTATCAGAATTACATTAAAAATCCAAACAACAGATAAGAAAGCTGCCGAAGAGTTGAAGAAACGAGAATTCCAAGTCCAGAACATGGTAATCCAAGAGCTTTCCGAAATGACATCCAAAGACCTTGAGGGGAAAATAGGAAAACAGGCATTTGAGGATGCCATCAAAGCTCAACTGAATCCCCTTATGCAAAAGGGCGAGATTGAAAAGGTTTATATTGTTAGTTATATCATTCAGTGA
- the fliP gene encoding flagellar type III secretion system pore protein FliP (The bacterial flagellar biogenesis protein FliP forms a type III secretion system (T3SS)-type pore required for flagellar assembly.) — protein MNDFMQFFSDSNPSNVSTSIKMLLLLTVLSLAPAILILMTSFARIVIVLSFVRTALATQQMPPNQVIVGLALFLTFFIMAPTFQQVNETALTPLFAEEITLEEAYDRASMPFKEFMSKHTRQKDLELFLRYNQAERPETLEDIPLTMMVPAFALSELKTAFQMGFMIFIPFLVIDMIVASVLMSMGMMMLPPVMISLPFKILLFVLVDGWYLIVKSLLQSF, from the coding sequence ATGAATGATTTTATGCAGTTTTTCTCTGATAGTAATCCTTCCAACGTGTCGACATCTATCAAAATGCTCCTTCTTCTAACGGTGTTGTCACTTGCACCTGCAATTCTTATTCTTATGACATCATTTGCAAGGATTGTGATTGTGCTTTCATTTGTCCGAACAGCACTTGCAACACAACAGATGCCACCAAATCAGGTTATTGTTGGCTTAGCACTATTTCTAACTTTTTTTATAATGGCTCCAACCTTTCAACAAGTAAACGAAACGGCATTAACACCATTATTCGCCGAGGAAATAACACTTGAAGAGGCATATGATCGTGCAAGCATGCCGTTTAAAGAATTTATGAGTAAACATACACGACAAAAAGATTTGGAACTATTCCTGCGTTACAATCAGGCAGAACGCCCTGAGACGTTGGAAGATATTCCGTTAACTATGATGGTACCGGCTTTTGCCTTAAGTGAGTTAAAGACAGCCTTTCAAATGGGCTTTATGATATTCATACCTTTCCTTGTCATTGATATGATTGTCGCAAGTGTTCTGATGTCGATGGGGATGATGATGTTACCGCCTGTAATGATTTCATTACCATTCAAGATTCTTCTGTTCGTTCTCGTTGATGGCTGGTATCTTATTGTCAAATCATTGTTGCAAAGTTTTTAG
- a CDS encoding response regulator translates to MGKRILIVDDAAFMRMMIKDILIKNNFEVVGEASDGVQAVEKYMELLPDLVTMDITMPEMDGITALKKIKENDPSAIVIMCSAMGQQAMVIDAIQAGAKDFIVKPFQADRVVEAIQKALG, encoded by the coding sequence ATGGGTAAACGTATATTGATAGTCGATGATGCGGCATTTATGCGTATGATGATCAAAGATATTTTAATAAAAAATAATTTTGAAGTTGTAGGTGAGGCTTCGGATGGTGTACAAGCCGTGGAAAAGTACATGGAATTACTACCAGACCTCGTAACAATGGATATTACAATGCCCGAAATGGATGGGATTACAGCTTTAAAAAAAATTAAAGAAAATGATCCTTCTGCAATAGTCATCATGTGCTCAGCAATGGGGCAACAGGCTATGGTAATCGATGCAATACAGGCAGGAGCGAAAGATTTCATAGTAAAGCCATTTCAAGCTGATCGCGTAGTTGAAGCAATTCAAAAAGCATTGGGTTAA
- the fliY gene encoding flagellar motor switch phosphatase FliY, whose product MMSDNILSQEEIEALLRGEDIQQTKTDTSSQTNQYPISELSEMEKDALGEVGNISFGSSATALSSLLSNKVEITTPSITVVDRTMLMAEFTHPYIVVQVKYTEGLNGMNLLIIKQRDAAVIADLMLGEDGQQPPEELNEIRLSAVQEAMNQMMGSAATSMSTVFNKRVDISPPTIDVIDMKRDDEISYIPENEPMIKVSFKLKVGNLIDSHIMQLFPLQFGKDLVTTLMGMDVANESAVTMETPILPPTRNQQQSATIGGRESHSFGNSEGDSQESSPSFDEGQQNEQVKEQQPTVQVQQAQFASFETQSFDKAKSNNLNMLLDIPLQVTVELGRTKRSVKEILEMSSGYIIELDKLAGEPVDILVNNRHIARGEVVVIDENFGVRITDVLSQKERLNNLR is encoded by the coding sequence ATGATGAGTGATAATATACTTTCCCAAGAGGAAATTGAAGCGTTATTACGAGGCGAAGACATTCAACAGACCAAGACTGACACATCGTCCCAAACGAATCAGTATCCGATTAGTGAATTAAGTGAAATGGAAAAAGACGCTTTAGGGGAAGTTGGAAACATTTCCTTCGGTAGCTCAGCAACAGCACTTTCTTCATTGTTAAGTAATAAAGTCGAAATTACAACACCATCAATCACAGTTGTTGATCGTACAATGCTGATGGCTGAATTCACTCACCCGTACATTGTGGTCCAAGTTAAGTATACAGAAGGTTTAAATGGCATGAATCTCCTAATCATTAAACAAAGGGATGCAGCCGTTATCGCAGATTTGATGCTTGGAGAAGATGGCCAACAACCTCCTGAAGAGCTAAATGAAATTCGTTTAAGTGCAGTGCAAGAAGCGATGAACCAGATGATGGGGTCTGCAGCAACATCAATGTCAACAGTCTTTAATAAAAGGGTCGATATTTCACCACCGACAATCGATGTAATCGATATGAAGCGTGATGATGAAATTTCATACATTCCTGAAAATGAGCCGATGATTAAAGTTTCATTTAAATTAAAGGTTGGGAATTTGATAGACTCCCATATTATGCAACTTTTCCCTTTGCAATTCGGAAAAGACCTTGTGACTACATTGATGGGAATGGATGTTGCTAATGAATCTGCAGTAACTATGGAAACTCCAATACTTCCCCCTACTCGAAACCAACAGCAATCGGCAACGATTGGCGGTCGGGAATCTCATAGTTTCGGAAATAGCGAGGGAGATTCACAAGAAAGCAGTCCGTCATTTGATGAAGGACAACAGAACGAGCAAGTTAAAGAGCAACAACCAACAGTTCAAGTACAACAAGCGCAATTTGCAAGTTTTGAGACTCAGTCATTCGATAAGGCAAAATCGAACAACTTAAATATGTTATTGGATATCCCTTTGCAAGTGACAGTAGAACTTGGACGGACTAAACGCTCTGTTAAAGAAATCCTTGAAATGTCAAGTGGCTATATTATCGAATTGGATAAGTTGGCTGGTGAGCCGGTAGATATTTTAGTGAATAACCGACATATAGCCCGTGGGGAAGTTGTAGTAATCGATGAGAATTTCGGTGTTAGGATTACAGATGTATTGAGCCAAAAAGAAAGATTAAACAATTTAAGATAG
- the fliJ gene encoding flagellar export protein FliJ produces MKPYLYRFEKVLAFREQEKEETEVEYKNSVHSFEQVATELYELLKKKEDLEYDHLKKLEQGFNINDIHLYTRYLESIEKSISILQQSVIKARTKMNWFEEKLLEKTIEVKKFEKMKEKDHEHYRNEMELQEGRFLDEMTTSKFHRRKAGW; encoded by the coding sequence ATGAAACCTTATTTATACCGATTTGAAAAAGTGTTAGCGTTTCGGGAGCAGGAAAAAGAAGAAACAGAAGTGGAATATAAAAACTCTGTCCATTCTTTCGAACAAGTTGCAACAGAATTATATGAGTTATTGAAAAAGAAGGAAGACCTCGAATACGATCATTTAAAGAAATTGGAACAAGGATTCAACATCAATGATATCCACCTATACACACGATACTTGGAAAGCATTGAAAAAAGCATTTCAATTTTACAACAATCCGTTATAAAAGCGCGTACAAAAATGAATTGGTTCGAGGAAAAGTTACTTGAAAAGACGATTGAAGTAAAAAAGTTTGAAAAGATGAAGGAAAAAGATCATGAACATTATCGAAATGAAATGGAACTGCAAGAAGGGCGTTTCTTGGATGAAATGACGACATCAAAGTTCCATCGAAGAAAAGCAGGGTGGTAA
- the fliQ gene encoding flagellar biosynthesis protein FliQ has product MSGELVIAIAERAIWVILLASGPLLIVALVTGLIVSIFQATTQIQEQTLAFVPKIIAVLVAIIFFGPWMLSRVTAFASDIFENLVRYIG; this is encoded by the coding sequence ATGTCAGGCGAATTGGTCATAGCGATCGCTGAACGTGCAATATGGGTAATATTATTAGCCTCTGGTCCACTTTTGATTGTGGCATTGGTCACGGGATTGATTGTTAGTATTTTTCAGGCTACGACTCAAATACAGGAACAGACTCTTGCATTTGTACCTAAAATCATTGCAGTACTTGTGGCTATAATATTTTTCGGGCCATGGATGTTATCCAGGGTGACCGCTTTTGCATCGGACATTTTCGAAAATCTTGTTCGATACATAGGGTGA
- a CDS encoding flagellar biosynthetic protein FliO, which translates to MNFTNGLKIVLTCLLTFIVLNVGQTDKVHAEADGNKSIFDCLGKNEDCEQEPESEFDSSESINGDPANKETFGLSFWDYVKTLFALLFVIALLFALLKFINRKNRMFNQHRLMKNIGGLSLGQNKSIQLVVIGETYFIVGVGDEVRLLKEITDPEEINVLENYFENEDEQSSSNFVDKIMTLLKSKSGSTDEESVDFGKIFTSRLDELKEERKKHLNRLKEKENRKDE; encoded by the coding sequence ATGAACTTTACAAATGGTTTAAAAATAGTCTTAACTTGCCTGCTTACTTTTATTGTTTTAAACGTAGGTCAAACGGATAAGGTTCATGCCGAAGCCGATGGTAATAAATCCATATTTGATTGCCTTGGAAAAAATGAGGACTGTGAACAAGAGCCTGAAAGTGAATTTGATAGTAGTGAATCAATTAATGGCGATCCGGCTAACAAGGAGACGTTTGGATTATCCTTTTGGGATTATGTAAAGACGCTATTCGCGTTACTGTTTGTCATAGCGCTTCTATTCGCTTTATTGAAGTTCATTAACCGGAAAAATAGAATGTTCAATCAGCATCGATTGATGAAAAACATTGGCGGACTTTCACTTGGTCAAAATAAGTCAATCCAATTAGTCGTTATCGGAGAGACTTATTTCATCGTAGGTGTTGGTGATGAAGTTCGTTTGCTTAAAGAAATTACAGATCCCGAAGAAATTAATGTGCTTGAAAATTATTTTGAAAATGAAGACGAGCAAAGCTCATCTAACTTTGTTGATAAAATAATGACACTACTTAAAAGTAAGAGCGGCTCGACAGATGAAGAGTCGGTTGATTTTGGAAAGATTTTCACGTCCAGACTTGATGAATTAAAGGAGGAACGGAAAAAACATTTGAACCGCCTGAAGGAAAAGGAGAACAGAAAAGATGAATGA
- the flgG gene encoding flagellar basal body rod protein FlgG, which translates to MLRSMYSGISGLRNFQTKLDVIGNNIANVNTYGFKKGRVIFKDLISQTVAGAAAGNDNRGGVNPKQVGLGSQIAAIDTMHTNGSTQFTGNTLDLAISGDGFFMVGNSDGEDILYTRAGNFYLDQDGYIVDGEGRFLQGDDGPIQVDLEASSMSISEDGTVTAVIDNVPEEVGIIQMAKFPNPGGLEKVGSNLYQRTANSGVPSEGEPLDEGRGKIASGFLEMSNVDLSEEFTEMIVAQRGFQANTRIITTSDEILQELVNLKR; encoded by the coding sequence ATGTTAAGATCAATGTACTCAGGAATCTCAGGACTACGTAATTTCCAAACAAAATTAGACGTAATCGGTAATAACATCGCAAACGTCAACACATACGGCTTTAAAAAAGGACGAGTTATCTTTAAAGACCTAATTTCACAGACAGTAGCAGGTGCCGCTGCTGGAAATGATAATCGTGGCGGTGTCAATCCGAAACAAGTTGGATTGGGATCGCAAATAGCTGCCATTGACACAATGCACACAAATGGATCTACTCAGTTTACAGGTAACACATTAGACTTAGCGATTTCTGGAGATGGCTTCTTTATGGTAGGAAATTCAGACGGTGAAGATATACTTTATACAAGAGCAGGTAATTTTTATTTGGATCAGGATGGCTACATTGTAGACGGTGAAGGAAGGTTTTTACAAGGAGATGACGGACCAATTCAAGTAGATTTGGAAGCCTCATCAATGTCGATCTCTGAAGACGGTACAGTGACTGCTGTCATAGATAATGTGCCTGAAGAGGTAGGGATTATTCAAATGGCTAAATTCCCAAATCCCGGTGGATTGGAGAAAGTAGGTTCTAACCTTTACCAAAGAACCGCAAACTCCGGTGTACCAAGTGAAGGTGAGCCACTTGATGAAGGTCGCGGTAAAATCGCATCAGGATTCCTTGAAATGTCAAACGTCGACCTTTCAGAAGAATTCACAGAAATGATCGTCGCACAACGTGGTTTCCAAGCAAATACACGTATCATCACAACATCCGACGAAATCCTTCAAGAACTCGTAAACTTGAAACGATAA
- a CDS encoding flagellar hook-length control protein FliK yields the protein MNVGALQSGFPLGNKLPDRTNVGGGNKKSSFGDMLQKVTTSVSTRESQPTKTSKEVPSELISDLISADSSEDLQRALELFQGVDSVELSVLLGEKNSITLDDLSTAMSMDSEKVLELLRDLLLKAGKSIEELKELTVSADIWTLLSTFDGLKVSDLESLNNSILRNGSMEAVQLLAFLKTVEISATQIVTVKSMEENLHLFQRMMADIATQFDQELIALGKQKLLDLPLQKFNFRMIPENNPTQAVAEEKDSPKQMSELQASTPNITTVMKGDLVTSKTNSTAQSESLMRELQILFKRSNFGQVNGSNRMLVKLYPEHLGQIRIELLETNGVITARILASTAFAKGMLDSQLHQLKHAFTNQNIQVDRIDIAQTIQESSRNEREQTFNEHFEREQQTDKEKKESHSEENLSFEEYLIELEV from the coding sequence GTGAACGTAGGAGCTTTGCAATCTGGTTTTCCTTTAGGCAATAAGCTACCCGACCGTACAAATGTTGGTGGTGGAAACAAGAAGTCGTCGTTCGGTGACATGTTACAGAAGGTAACTACTTCAGTCTCAACAAGAGAAAGTCAACCAACTAAAACGTCAAAAGAAGTGCCTTCCGAATTGATTTCCGATCTAATTTCTGCGGATTCTTCAGAAGATCTACAAAGAGCATTGGAATTATTTCAAGGTGTTGATTCAGTAGAATTATCAGTTCTATTAGGTGAAAAGAATAGCATAACTTTAGACGATTTGTCCACAGCGATGTCAATGGACTCGGAAAAGGTTTTAGAATTATTAAGGGATCTATTGCTGAAGGCAGGTAAATCTATAGAGGAACTGAAAGAACTGACCGTATCTGCAGACATTTGGACACTACTATCCACCTTTGATGGATTGAAAGTTAGCGACTTGGAAAGCTTGAATAATTCTATTCTAAGAAACGGAAGCATGGAAGCTGTACAGTTGCTTGCCTTTTTGAAAACAGTAGAAATTTCGGCAACGCAAATTGTTACGGTGAAATCAATGGAAGAGAACCTACATCTCTTTCAGAGAATGATGGCGGATATAGCTACTCAATTCGATCAAGAATTGATTGCTTTAGGAAAGCAAAAGTTATTGGATTTGCCACTTCAGAAATTCAATTTTAGAATGATTCCTGAAAACAACCCTACCCAAGCTGTTGCAGAAGAAAAAGACAGTCCAAAACAAATGAGTGAATTACAAGCATCTACACCTAACATAACAACTGTAATGAAAGGTGATCTTGTTACAAGCAAAACGAATTCGACTGCTCAAAGCGAATCTTTAATGCGGGAGTTACAAATTTTATTCAAAAGATCGAATTTTGGCCAAGTCAACGGATCGAATCGGATGTTAGTCAAGTTATATCCTGAGCATTTGGGGCAAATTCGTATTGAATTGTTGGAAACAAACGGTGTAATTACTGCGAGGATTTTAGCATCAACAGCCTTTGCAAAAGGTATGTTGGATAGCCAATTACATCAATTAAAACATGCCTTTACAAATCAGAATATCCAAGTCGACCGTATAGATATAGCACAAACAATCCAAGAATCATCAAGGAATGAAAGGGAACAAACCTTTAACGAACATTTTGAACGTGAGCAACAGACAGATAAGGAAAAGAAAGAAAGCCATTCTGAGGAAAATCTGTCCTTTGAAGAGTATCTGATTGAATTGGAGGTGTAG
- the fliM gene encoding flagellar motor switch protein FliM: MPEDILSQNEIDALLSALSTGEMSAENMKKEDGTRKVKVYDFKRALRFSKDQIRSLTRIHENFARLLTTYFSAQLRTYIQIHVATVDQIPFEEFIRSMPNMTLLNIFDVPPLEGNIIMEVNPNIAYSMLDRLMGGSGKGTGLINNMTEIETKILTNLFERSFDNLREAWSGIIEIDPYLSEIEVNPQFLQTISPNETVVVIGFNIVIGESSGMLNICIPHVVLEPIVPNLSVRYWMQSNQKESTPEQNTELEKRLKQTTLPISVELGQGTMSIDEFLSLQVDDVVPLKKRIEDPLLVRVGGIPKFTAQPGQLRNRMAVQIIGNLNEGDEDDE, translated from the coding sequence ATGCCGGAAGATATCTTATCCCAAAATGAAATAGATGCATTATTATCCGCATTGTCAACAGGAGAAATGTCCGCAGAAAACATGAAAAAAGAGGATGGGACCCGGAAGGTCAAAGTATATGATTTCAAACGGGCGCTTCGTTTTTCAAAAGATCAAATTCGTAGTTTAACAAGAATTCATGAGAACTTTGCAAGGTTGTTAACTACATATTTTTCTGCACAATTACGAACTTATATTCAAATACATGTCGCTACAGTCGATCAGATTCCGTTTGAAGAATTCATCCGGTCAATGCCAAATATGACGCTGCTTAACATATTCGATGTTCCACCATTGGAAGGCAATATCATAATGGAAGTCAACCCGAATATTGCATATTCCATGCTTGACCGCTTGATGGGTGGTTCAGGAAAAGGAACTGGACTAATAAATAATATGACGGAGATTGAAACGAAGATTTTAACTAATCTATTTGAACGTTCATTTGACAATTTAAGAGAAGCTTGGTCGGGGATTATTGAAATTGACCCGTATTTGTCTGAAATTGAAGTGAATCCTCAGTTTTTACAAACGATTTCGCCGAATGAAACAGTCGTTGTCATTGGGTTTAACATCGTTATTGGGGAATCGAGTGGCATGCTGAATATTTGTATTCCGCATGTTGTTCTTGAGCCGATTGTTCCAAATCTGTCCGTTAGATATTGGATGCAATCCAATCAGAAAGAATCGACTCCTGAACAGAATACAGAATTGGAAAAACGATTGAAACAAACCACTTTACCAATTAGCGTAGAATTAGGTCAAGGTACAATGTCAATTGATGAATTCTTATCTCTTCAAGTTGACGATGTTGTCCCCCTAAAAAAAAGGATTGAGGATCCTTTGTTAGTTAGGGTTGGTGGAATTCCAAAATTCACAGCCCAGCCAGGCCAATTACGAAATAGAATGGCAGTACAAATTATTGGTAATTTGAACGAAGGGGATGAAGATGATGAGTGA
- a CDS encoding flagellar FlbD family protein yields the protein MIKVTRLNGKVFTLNALYIEKIESFPDTTITLTTGSKYVVLDPIEVVNQRIIDFYQAVQLLSNPHIRGDEHEE from the coding sequence ATGATAAAAGTCACACGTCTTAATGGAAAAGTCTTTACATTGAATGCATTATACATAGAAAAAATCGAATCATTTCCCGATACGACAATCACCTTAACAACCGGATCCAAATACGTCGTCCTCGATCCGATTGAAGTCGTCAACCAACGAATTATCGATTTCTATCAAGCTGTTCAATTACTATCAAATCCGCACATCCGGGGTGACGAACATGAAGAATAA
- the flgD gene encoding flagellar hook assembly protein FlgD, protein MIDGQKPITESMFLINKQRDQRKTGPETMGKDAFMKILIAQLQNQDPTNPMKDNEFIAQMAQFSSLEQTMNLASAFEKFAEAHNQTQLIQYNQFVGKSVRWHEISDKKDEEGKVVVNEGTGIIQSAKFVNGSVVFTMEDGKELSPGNISEVLSASNSIDLVAASRLIGKTVGYMDGEVEKSGTVVSVSNKDGKLQFILSDGSRIDGVSFTSISQ, encoded by the coding sequence ATGATTGATGGACAAAAACCCATTACGGAATCGATGTTCCTTATCAATAAACAACGGGATCAGCGTAAAACAGGTCCGGAAACAATGGGGAAAGATGCCTTCATGAAAATATTAATTGCACAGTTGCAAAACCAGGATCCGACAAATCCAATGAAGGACAATGAATTCATTGCACAAATGGCACAGTTTTCATCATTAGAACAAACAATGAACTTGGCAAGTGCATTTGAAAAGTTCGCTGAAGCACATAATCAAACCCAATTAATTCAATACAATCAATTCGTTGGTAAGAGTGTCCGATGGCATGAAATTTCGGATAAGAAAGACGAAGAGGGGAAAGTTGTTGTTAATGAAGGAACCGGTATTATCCAATCTGCTAAATTCGTGAATGGATCTGTTGTGTTTACGATGGAAGATGGCAAAGAGCTTTCACCAGGCAATATTTCAGAAGTATTATCAGCATCGAATTCAATAGATTTAGTAGCAGCAAGTCGTTTAATAGGTAAAACAGTCGGCTATATGGATGGAGAAGTAGAAAAGTCAGGCACTGTCGTTTCCGTTTCCAATAAAGATGGAAAGCTACAGTTTATTTTAAGTGACGGAAGCCGAATTGATGGAGTTTCATTTACGTCAATTAGCCAATAG
- a CDS encoding TIGR02530 family flagellar biosynthesis protein — MERLNFHRVPSQPIIHQRHLAKSTNAPKQSFLEQLNNAIEPRELKISKHANERLKERHIHISESEWAHIGEKVNEAKKKGIKESLVLMDQAALIISAKNSTVITAMDRKEAKDQLFTNIDGTIVLS, encoded by the coding sequence ATGGAGAGGTTGAATTTTCATAGAGTTCCATCGCAACCAATCATTCACCAAAGACATCTCGCAAAATCAACGAATGCACCTAAACAATCTTTCCTTGAACAACTAAATAACGCAATCGAACCGCGTGAGCTTAAAATCAGCAAACATGCAAATGAAAGATTGAAAGAAAGGCATATTCATATTTCAGAAAGCGAATGGGCACATATTGGCGAAAAGGTGAATGAAGCGAAAAAGAAGGGAATTAAAGAATCACTCGTTCTAATGGATCAGGCAGCATTAATCATTAGCGCCAAAAATTCCACAGTCATCACAGCGATGGATCGAAAAGAAGCAAAGGATCAATTATTCACTAATATCGATGGTACAATTGTACTTAGCTAA
- the fliI gene encoding flagellar protein export ATPase FliI: protein MTLKKANELLNVIPKLNSHRKFGRVVQVIGLMIESQGPESSIGDVCRIHLKNGRNESSVVFAEVVGFREEIVILMPYTNIMDISSGCLVESTGKPLEVKVGMNLIGKVLDAMGNPIDNSALPKGLSTIRTEQEPPNVMTRKPISEKLAVGVKAIDGMLTVGNGQRVGIFAGSGVGKSTLLGMIARNTTADLNVIALIGERGREVLEFIERDLGPEGLSRTIVVAATSDQPALMRIKGAFTATAIAEYFRNKGMNVMLMMDSVTRVAMAQREIGLAVGEPPATRGYTPSVFSILPKLLERTGTNEVGAITAFYTVLVDGDDMNEPIADAVRGILDGHIVLDRTLANKGQYPAINVLKSVSRLMNHIASHEHKVAAEKLRELYYTYNKSEDLINIGAYKRGTSKEIDAAIDFEPHITSFLKQSYSDNVKMEDSIEELIALASGGGI, encoded by the coding sequence CTGACATTGAAGAAGGCCAATGAGCTACTTAATGTCATTCCAAAATTAAATTCCCATAGAAAATTTGGACGAGTAGTCCAGGTAATCGGCTTAATGATAGAATCACAAGGACCTGAAAGTTCAATAGGTGATGTCTGCCGCATTCACTTAAAGAACGGAAGGAATGAAAGTTCCGTTGTTTTTGCTGAAGTCGTCGGCTTTCGTGAAGAGATCGTCATTCTTATGCCATATACCAATATTATGGATATTTCAAGCGGCTGTTTAGTGGAGAGCACCGGAAAACCCCTTGAAGTAAAGGTCGGTATGAACTTAATTGGAAAAGTTCTTGATGCAATGGGTAATCCGATTGATAATAGTGCATTGCCAAAGGGACTGTCGACAATCAGGACAGAGCAAGAGCCTCCAAACGTCATGACAAGAAAGCCAATCAGCGAAAAGTTAGCTGTTGGTGTAAAAGCGATAGACGGGATGTTGACTGTGGGAAATGGCCAAAGGGTTGGAATTTTTGCTGGTTCAGGGGTTGGTAAGAGTACCTTATTAGGTATGATTGCAAGGAATACAACTGCTGATTTAAACGTCATCGCACTGATTGGAGAGAGGGGACGGGAAGTACTTGAATTCATTGAACGAGATCTTGGACCCGAAGGATTAAGTCGAACAATTGTAGTTGCAGCCACTTCCGACCAACCTGCCCTCATGCGCATTAAAGGTGCCTTTACGGCTACAGCTATAGCAGAATACTTCCGCAATAAAGGGATGAATGTCATGCTTATGATGGATTCCGTGACACGTGTCGCAATGGCTCAGCGTGAAATTGGGCTTGCAGTTGGAGAACCTCCTGCAACTCGGGGCTATACTCCATCTGTCTTTTCGATTCTTCCAAAACTACTTGAACGAACAGGAACAAATGAAGTTGGGGCAATTACAGCCTTTTACACGGTACTCGTAGATGGAGATGATATGAACGAGCCGATTGCTGATGCGGTCAGGGGGATTTTAGATGGCCATATCGTATTGGACAGAACACTTGCCAACAAAGGGCAATACCCGGCTATAAATGTATTGAAAAGTGTCAGCCGCCTTATGAATCACATTGCAAGTCATGAACATAAAGTAGCCGCTGAAAAACTCCGTGAACTGTACTATACCTATAACAAATCTGAAGATCTGATTAACATTGGTGCTTATAAACGTGGGACATCAAAAGAGATTGATGCAGCAATTGATTTTGAGCCCCATATAACAAGTTTTTTAAAACAAAGTTATAGTGATAATGTGAAAATGGAAGATAGTATTGAAGAATTGATTGCTCTTGCTTCTGGAGGTGGAATTTGA